Proteins encoded in a region of the Devosia sp. RR2S18 genome:
- a CDS encoding class I SAM-dependent methyltransferase: protein MNESPSLPELIDMQIRTNGPMSLATYMGLCLTHPSKGYYRTSDPLGTKGDFVTAPEISQMFGELVGFFFVNLWQQMGSPKAFTLLELGPGRGTLMADMLRVACRAEGFRDGLDLRLFETNPALIAEQNARLEPYEPKWISDFDKLSAEPLLIVANEFFDALPVRQFVRAEDGWHERMVGLDDNKRVFGLSPTPIPMSAMPEAVADAPVGAVFEVGIASGEVMSRLSKAVAVKGGAILAIDYGYEQTQTGETLQGVRRHQFADVLEAPGETDLSTHVDFGALSTVAANAGLMVQPLTTQAAFLQHLGINERAKALAVANPGSASDVEQARDRLVSPQQMGTLFKAFCAASPGLVPPGFAP, encoded by the coding sequence ATGAACGAGAGCCCCAGTCTCCCCGAACTCATCGACATGCAGATCCGCACCAACGGGCCCATGTCGCTGGCCACCTATATGGGTCTCTGCCTTACCCATCCCTCCAAGGGCTATTACCGGACCAGCGATCCACTGGGGACCAAGGGCGATTTCGTCACCGCGCCCGAGATCAGCCAGATGTTCGGGGAACTGGTGGGGTTCTTCTTCGTCAATCTCTGGCAGCAGATGGGCAGCCCCAAGGCTTTCACCCTGCTCGAGCTCGGTCCCGGCCGCGGCACGCTGATGGCCGATATGCTGCGTGTGGCCTGCCGCGCCGAGGGGTTTCGAGATGGACTCGACCTGCGCCTCTTTGAAACCAATCCGGCTCTGATCGCCGAACAGAATGCGCGCTTGGAACCCTACGAGCCCAAATGGATCAGCGACTTTGATAAGCTGAGCGCAGAGCCCCTGTTGATCGTTGCCAACGAGTTCTTCGATGCCCTTCCGGTGCGCCAGTTCGTGCGAGCCGAAGACGGCTGGCACGAGCGCATGGTGGGGCTCGATGACAACAAGCGCGTATTCGGTCTGTCGCCCACGCCCATTCCCATGAGCGCCATGCCGGAGGCGGTTGCCGATGCGCCGGTTGGAGCGGTTTTCGAGGTCGGCATCGCTAGCGGCGAGGTGATGTCACGGCTCAGCAAGGCCGTCGCTGTAAAAGGCGGCGCCATTCTTGCCATCGACTATGGCTATGAGCAGACACAGACCGGGGAGACCTTGCAAGGGGTGCGCCGCCATCAATTTGCCGACGTTCTCGAAGCGCCCGGAGAGACCGATCTCTCCACGCATGTGGACTTCGGCGCTTTGAGCACTGTTGCCGCCAATGCTGGCCTGATGGTGCAGCCCCTCACCACCCAGGCCGCATTTCTTCAGCATCTCGGCATCAATGAGCGCGCCAAGGCACTTGCAGTCGCCAACCCAGGCTCGGCAAGCGATGTCGAGCAGGCTCGAGATCGCCTCGTCTCGCCCCAGCAGATGGGCACGCTCTTCAAGGCCTTTTGCGCGGCAAGCCCTGGCCTCGTACCTCCGGGATTTGCACCATGA
- the lgt gene encoding prolipoprotein diacylglyceryl transferase, translated as MTGNGPAHRVNAGAALPFPNIDPVAFAIGPFAVRWYALAYLAGVGLGAVYGYLLLRNPRLWHEGKPPFKAQDIWDFAFWTMLAIVLGGRVGYVLFYNLPFYLENPAQILNTLDGGMSFHGGMLGLMVAAILFTRSKGGNWLSSLDLIAAVATIGIMLGRFANYINAELYGAPTTLPWGVVFPTDPLQTPRHPSQLYEALLEGLLLFLLIRFVTHVLYGLRRPGLVAGVFAIGYSLARIVVEFVRLPDAQIGYLYSGWLTMGMILSLPMLVIGILLVVYAATRKEASLRHPRPA; from the coding sequence ATGACCGGCAATGGTCCCGCGCATAGAGTAAATGCAGGAGCAGCCTTGCCTTTTCCCAATATCGATCCGGTTGCCTTTGCCATTGGTCCGTTCGCCGTGCGCTGGTACGCGCTGGCATATTTGGCAGGCGTGGGGCTGGGCGCCGTTTATGGCTACCTCCTCCTGCGCAACCCACGGCTGTGGCACGAGGGCAAACCACCTTTCAAGGCACAGGACATCTGGGACTTCGCGTTCTGGACCATGCTGGCCATCGTCCTGGGCGGCCGCGTCGGCTATGTGCTCTTTTACAACTTGCCCTTCTACCTGGAAAACCCGGCACAGATTCTGAATACGCTCGATGGCGGCATGAGCTTCCATGGCGGCATGCTCGGCCTGATGGTCGCGGCAATCCTATTTACCCGCTCCAAGGGCGGCAATTGGCTGAGCTCGCTTGATCTTATCGCTGCTGTGGCCACCATCGGCATCATGCTGGGGCGCTTTGCCAACTACATCAATGCCGAGCTCTATGGGGCGCCCACCACCCTGCCCTGGGGCGTCGTGTTCCCGACCGATCCCTTGCAAACGCCCCGTCACCCTAGCCAGCTCTACGAGGCGCTGCTGGAAGGACTGCTGCTTTTCCTCCTGATCCGGTTCGTCACGCATGTGCTTTATGGCCTGCGCCGTCCGGGGCTCGTCGCAGGTGTCTTTGCCATCGGCTATTCGCTGGCGCGCATCGTCGTGGAGTTCGTCCGGCTGCCCGACGCCCAGATTGGCTATCTCTATAGCGGCTGGCTCACCATGGGTATGATCCTGAGCTTGCCCATGCTCGTGATCGGCATCCTGCTCGTGGTTTACGCGGCAACCCGCAAGGAAGCCTCCCTCCGTCATCCGAGGCCAGCATGA
- a CDS encoding accessory factor UbiK family protein translates to MNQNNRIFDDLGRMVNEAAGVADGMRREVETVVRSQAQRFVADMDLVKREDFDALRELVQVQGEEIDALRKELAELKTPAAKPVKAS, encoded by the coding sequence ATGAACCAGAATAACAGGATCTTTGACGATTTGGGTCGGATGGTGAACGAGGCTGCCGGTGTGGCCGACGGCATGCGGCGGGAAGTCGAGACCGTCGTGCGCTCCCAGGCGCAGCGCTTCGTTGCCGACATGGACCTCGTCAAGCGCGAAGACTTCGACGCCTTGCGGGAGCTGGTGCAGGTACAGGGCGAAGAGATCGATGCGTTGCGCAAGGAACTTGCCGAGCTCAAGACCCCGGCTGCCAAGCCGGTCAAGGCAAGCTGA
- a CDS encoding YbjN domain-containing protein: protein MSLLLAEPDRNLHPVDIIEHIASINDWTFERQDADEISISVRGGWSDYHVSFNWMEDLESLHIACAFDLKVPEGRRAEIKQLISLINEQLWIGHFDIWQKEGVVLFRNSHLLTGGADVTPQQCEALLRSATDSCDLYYQAFQFVVWAGKTAADAMSHVMFETVGEA from the coding sequence ATGTCACTCCTGCTCGCCGAGCCCGACCGCAATCTGCATCCCGTCGATATCATCGAGCACATCGCCTCGATCAACGATTGGACGTTCGAGCGGCAAGACGCCGATGAGATCTCCATTTCTGTCCGTGGCGGGTGGAGCGACTATCATGTGTCGTTCAACTGGATGGAGGATCTCGAAAGCCTTCACATCGCCTGCGCTTTCGACCTCAAGGTGCCCGAGGGCCGGCGTGCGGAGATCAAGCAACTAATTTCATTGATCAACGAGCAGCTCTGGATCGGCCACTTCGACATCTGGCAGAAAGAGGGCGTGGTCCTGTTCCGCAATTCGCACCTGCTGACGGGTGGTGCCGACGTCACCCCGCAACAATGCGAGGCGCTGCTGCGTTCAGCCACTGACAGTTGTGACCTTTACTACCAGGCGTTCCAATTCGTGGTTTGGGCGGGCAAGACCGCCGCTGATGCCATGAGCCACGTCATGTTCGAAACAGTGGGTGAAGCATGA
- the proC gene encoding pyrroline-5-carboxylate reductase — protein MSAALQTIGPVMLVGAGKMGLALARGWLEGGLPTGNLVLVDPSPGQAAQDFAQDYELPISSEAHGLLPNVLVLAVKPQIIDEVMEGLAPVIGPTTLVVSIAAGIDIARLTRGFGMGRVVRTMPNTPAQIGKGITGAVAGPEVTEMDRLGAEALLGTSGPVLWFDDEAHLDAVTAVSGSGPAYVFHLVEALAEAGRRQGLPNGVAEKLARQTVIGAAALLDVDPAAPAVLRENVTSPNGTTAAGLGVLMAEDGLVSLIDRTVAAARRRSEELGRS, from the coding sequence ATGAGTGCTGCACTACAGACCATCGGCCCCGTGATGCTGGTGGGCGCCGGCAAGATGGGGCTGGCGCTGGCCCGTGGCTGGCTCGAGGGTGGACTGCCAACAGGCAATCTCGTGCTGGTTGACCCCAGTCCCGGCCAGGCGGCGCAGGACTTTGCTCAAGATTACGAGTTGCCGATCAGTTCCGAAGCACACGGTCTCCTTCCCAATGTGCTGGTGCTGGCGGTCAAGCCGCAGATCATCGACGAGGTGATGGAAGGGCTGGCACCGGTAATCGGTCCCACCACGCTGGTGGTGTCGATCGCCGCCGGTATCGACATAGCCCGGCTGACGCGCGGCTTCGGCATGGGGCGGGTGGTGCGCACCATGCCCAACACCCCGGCGCAGATCGGCAAAGGCATTACTGGTGCGGTGGCTGGCCCTGAAGTGACCGAAATGGATCGGCTGGGCGCCGAGGCGCTGCTGGGGACTTCTGGTCCCGTGCTGTGGTTCGACGACGAGGCGCATCTGGATGCTGTAACCGCCGTCTCCGGCTCAGGCCCCGCCTATGTTTTCCATCTGGTGGAAGCTCTGGCAGAAGCGGGTCGCCGGCAGGGTCTGCCAAACGGCGTTGCCGAGAAACTTGCGCGCCAGACCGTGATTGGCGCGGCCGCGCTGTTGGACGTCGATCCCGCAGCGCCTGCGGTGTTGCGCGAGAACGTTACTTCACCCAATGGCACTACTGCTGCCGGGCTCGGCGTGTTGATGGCCGAGGATGGCCTAGTCAGCTTAATCGACAGGACCGTGGCGGCGGCGAGACGCCGGAGCGAGGAACTGGGGCGTAGCTAG
- a CDS encoding MarR family winged helix-turn-helix transcriptional regulator: protein MAALQKNVNKADIISDLPVGGSLPLDIMGLFFFAYRDFTGDADALLDRQGFGRAHHRVLYFVNLRPGMPVADLLDILKITKQSLARVLRQLIDNGYVEQKTGQSDRRQRLLYATDKGRQFFSALSATQASRINAAMASLPPESRRVVNRFLVGMVEPGDRAVLDRLNLTAGL, encoded by the coding sequence ATGGCAGCGCTCCAAAAAAATGTCAACAAGGCTGACATAATTTCTGACCTGCCCGTCGGCGGGTCCCTGCCCCTGGACATCATGGGCTTGTTCTTCTTTGCCTATCGAGATTTTACTGGCGACGCCGACGCTTTGCTGGATCGGCAAGGCTTCGGACGCGCTCATCATCGCGTGCTCTATTTCGTCAATCTGCGGCCAGGCATGCCCGTTGCCGACCTCCTCGACATCCTCAAGATCACCAAGCAAAGTCTTGCCCGCGTGCTCCGCCAGTTGATTGACAACGGCTATGTCGAGCAGAAAACCGGGCAGTCCGACCGCCGCCAGCGCCTGCTTTATGCCACCGACAAAGGGCGGCAGTTCTTCTCGGCTCTGTCGGCCACGCAAGCCAGCCGCATCAATGCCGCTATGGCCAGTCTTCCACCCGAATCCCGCCGAGTGGTGAACCGTTTCCTCGTCGGCATGGTCGAACCGGGCGACCGGGCGGTCCTGGATAGACTCAATCTGACCGCGGGCCTATGA
- a CDS encoding branched-chain amino acid aminotransferase, whose amino-acid sequence MAGLPMDQRDGWIWFDGELKPWKDAKIHVLTHGLHYASSVFEGERAYGGEIFKSREHTERLIRSGKTLDFTIPYSADEIEAAKRLVLEKNGLVDAYVRPVAWRGSEELSVPARNNTVHLAIAAWIWPSYFSVEEKLKGIRLEWSKWKRPSPETIPSSAKAAGLYMICTLSKDAAMANGYADALMLDYRGYVAEATGANVFFIKGKDITTPTPDCFLNGITRQTLIDLAKRNGYTVTERHIMPEELSQFDECFLTGTAAEVTPVSEIGEFKFAPGEGCRTLIDAYAAEVQPKRAAAE is encoded by the coding sequence ATGGCAGGCCTGCCAATGGACCAGCGCGACGGCTGGATCTGGTTCGACGGCGAACTCAAACCCTGGAAGGATGCAAAGATCCACGTGCTGACGCACGGGCTGCATTATGCCAGTTCCGTTTTCGAGGGCGAACGGGCCTATGGTGGGGAAATTTTCAAGTCGCGCGAACATACGGAGCGGCTGATCCGCTCGGGCAAGACTCTCGACTTCACCATCCCCTATTCCGCCGACGAGATTGAAGCCGCCAAGCGGCTGGTGCTTGAGAAGAATGGGCTGGTCGACGCCTATGTGCGGCCGGTTGCCTGGCGCGGCTCGGAGGAACTGAGCGTTCCGGCGCGCAACAACACGGTGCATCTGGCGATCGCCGCCTGGATCTGGCCGAGCTATTTCTCGGTGGAGGAGAAACTCAAGGGCATCCGGCTCGAATGGAGCAAGTGGAAGCGTCCAAGCCCGGAGACCATTCCGTCTTCTGCCAAAGCTGCTGGTCTCTACATGATCTGCACGCTCTCTAAGGATGCGGCCATGGCCAACGGCTATGCCGACGCGCTGATGCTGGACTATCGCGGCTATGTCGCCGAGGCGACCGGTGCCAACGTGTTCTTCATCAAGGGCAAGGACATCACTACGCCGACACCGGATTGCTTCCTGAACGGCATCACCCGGCAGACGCTGATTGATCTGGCCAAGCGCAATGGCTACACGGTGACCGAGCGGCACATCATGCCCGAAGAACTCAGCCAGTTCGACGAGTGCTTCCTCACCGGCACCGCGGCGGAAGTTACGCCAGTCAGCGAGATCGGCGAGTTCAAGTTCGCACCGGGCGAGGGCTGCCGTACATTGATCGACGCCTATGCAGCGGAAGTGCAACCCAAGCGGGCCGCCGCGGAGTAA
- a CDS encoding molybdenum cofactor biosynthesis protein MoaE: MSVTITGAPFDPGALSNAFLAQSDSAGAAVTFTGIVRSTPDRPITALILECYVELAENEIATLRAEAIKRFALLDASIVHRHGRLLPGQPIMQVMTLASHRQAAFDGAQFLMDYLKTDAPFWKQEETAAGTDWVEAKPDDDAARQRWT, from the coding sequence ATGAGCGTCACCATCACCGGCGCCCCCTTTGACCCCGGCGCGCTCAGCAACGCATTTCTCGCGCAAAGCGACAGCGCCGGTGCCGCCGTGACCTTCACCGGCATCGTCCGCTCTACACCGGATCGGCCTATCACCGCCCTGATCCTCGAATGCTATGTTGAACTGGCCGAAAACGAGATCGCCACCCTGCGCGCGGAAGCCATAAAACGTTTCGCCTTGCTCGATGCCAGCATTGTGCATCGCCATGGTCGCTTGCTGCCCGGCCAGCCGATCATGCAGGTCATGACCCTGGCCTCCCATCGGCAGGCTGCCTTCGATGGCGCACAGTTCCTGATGGACTATCTCAAGACCGACGCCCCCTTCTGGAAACAGGAGGAGACTGCCGCCGGCACGGATTGGGTCGAGGCCAAGCCGGATGACGATGCCGCCCGGCAACGCTGGACATGA
- a CDS encoding MoaD/ThiS family protein, which translates to MKILYFAWLRERLNRGEDEVTPPPSVTTIADLLNWLANQDEALALALANPAQFKVSLDARIQPHDAPIAGASTIAILPPMTGG; encoded by the coding sequence GTGAAAATCCTCTATTTCGCCTGGCTCCGCGAACGCCTCAATCGCGGGGAAGACGAGGTAACACCGCCTCCGAGTGTCACCACCATTGCAGACCTTCTCAATTGGCTCGCCAACCAGGACGAAGCCCTTGCGCTCGCCCTCGCCAACCCTGCGCAGTTCAAAGTTTCGCTCGACGCTCGGATCCAGCCGCACGACGCACCGATCGCCGGAGCCTCGACCATCGCCATTCTGCCCCCCATGACGGGCGGGTGA
- the pgsA gene encoding CDP-diacylglycerol--glycerol-3-phosphate 3-phosphatidyltransferase, translating to MAQNPLLLIPNQITIARILAIIPIVALVMADDPIMRLIALVLYVVAAASDWVDGYLARAWDQGSPLGRMLDPIADKMLVGILVTALAWDGSFSALDMIPVVAILFRELFIPGLREFLGNAQVVLHVTNLAKWKTTIQLVALAMVLLEGVFPAIWLLSDALLWLAGILTLWTGIDYFRSAWPHLSETAK from the coding sequence ATGGCCCAAAACCCGCTGCTACTCATCCCCAATCAGATCACCATCGCCCGTATATTGGCGATCATTCCGATCGTTGCGTTGGTGATGGCGGATGACCCCATCATGCGGCTCATCGCACTCGTGCTCTATGTGGTCGCAGCGGCATCCGACTGGGTCGACGGCTATCTAGCACGGGCCTGGGACCAGGGCTCCCCGCTCGGGCGCATGCTTGATCCAATCGCTGACAAGATGCTGGTTGGTATTCTCGTTACGGCGCTCGCCTGGGATGGTAGCTTCTCGGCCCTGGATATGATCCCTGTCGTGGCCATCCTCTTCCGCGAGCTTTTTATCCCCGGCCTGCGCGAGTTTTTGGGCAATGCCCAAGTCGTTCTCCACGTGACGAACCTCGCTAAGTGGAAGACCACCATTCAACTGGTTGCCCTCGCAATGGTGCTGCTCGAAGGTGTTTTCCCCGCCATCTGGCTGCTCAGCGACGCCTTGCTTTGGCTCGCCGGCATTTTGACTCTCTGGACCGGGATCGACTATTTCCGCTCCGCCTGGCCGCACCTTTCGGAAACCGCGAAGTGA
- a CDS encoding 3-deoxy-7-phosphoheptulonate synthase yields MLKSTDDLRITEIKPLTTPIEVMRTHPRTDAATRTVIAARHDFHNIITGQDDRLAVVVGPCSIHDPAAALDYAKRLVVLRKSLGDRLEIIMRVYFEKPRTTVGWKGLINDPNLDGSFAIDQGLHIARDLLLQISNLGLPAACEFLDMTTPQYIADLVSWAAIGARTTESQIHRELASGLSCPVGFKNGTDGNVKIALDAVSSAGQPHHFMAVTKDGRSAIAATSGNPDCHIILRGGKTTNYDAASVEAAAAAAKKAGVNSAIMIDASHANSSKKPENQPLVLADVGQQLAAGERRIIGVMVESNLVAGRQDLVPGQDLVYGQSITDGCIDWNTTVTALEDLARAVERRRSVTSRAVA; encoded by the coding sequence ATGCTCAAATCCACCGACGACCTGCGCATCACCGAAATAAAACCGCTGACCACCCCTATCGAGGTCATGCGAACCCATCCGCGCACCGACGCCGCGACCCGCACCGTGATCGCCGCACGTCATGACTTCCATAATATCATCACCGGTCAGGATGATCGGCTGGCGGTGGTTGTCGGCCCCTGCTCTATCCATGATCCCGCCGCGGCGCTGGACTATGCCAAGCGCCTAGTGGTGCTGCGCAAGTCCCTGGGCGACCGGCTGGAGATCATCATGCGGGTATATTTCGAAAAACCCCGTACCACCGTTGGCTGGAAAGGTCTTATCAACGACCCTAATCTCGACGGCAGTTTCGCCATTGATCAAGGACTTCATATCGCCCGCGACCTGCTCCTCCAGATCAGCAATCTGGGCCTGCCCGCCGCCTGCGAATTCCTCGACATGACAACCCCACAATACATTGCCGACCTCGTCAGTTGGGCCGCCATCGGCGCCCGGACCACGGAATCGCAGATCCACCGTGAACTGGCATCGGGCCTCTCCTGTCCCGTCGGATTCAAAAACGGCACCGATGGGAATGTGAAGATCGCCCTCGACGCGGTCAGCTCGGCCGGCCAGCCGCATCATTTCATGGCCGTCACCAAGGATGGTCGCTCGGCGATCGCGGCGACTAGTGGCAATCCCGACTGCCACATCATTCTGCGCGGCGGCAAAACGACCAACTACGATGCCGCCAGCGTCGAAGCTGCCGCCGCTGCAGCCAAAAAGGCGGGCGTGAATTCAGCCATCATGATTGATGCGAGCCACGCTAACTCCAGCAAGAAGCCCGAGAACCAGCCCCTAGTGCTGGCGGATGTCGGCCAGCAACTGGCCGCAGGTGAGCGCCGCATCATCGGCGTGATGGTAGAGTCCAACCTGGTCGCCGGACGGCAGGACCTCGTGCCTGGCCAAGATCTAGTCTACGGCCAGTCCATCACCGATGGTTGCATCGACTGGAATACCACAGTCACCGCTCTGGAGGATCTCGCCCGCGCCGTCGAGCGACGCCGCTCTGTCACCAGCAGGGCCGTCGCCTAG
- the uvrC gene encoding excinuclease ABC subunit UvrC, with translation MTETPSRSGHEVIREFVRTLPAAPGVYRMIDANGEVMYVGKARNLKARVTNYTRPEGLELRLQRMIAATVSMEFVRTETESEALLLEANLIKRLKPRFNVLLRDDKSFPYILIATDHEAPELTKHRGSRRRKGHYFGPFASATAVGRTITSLQKAFLLRNCSDSFYAARTRPCLMHQIKRCAGPCTREVSLEDYGELVDEARQFLSGKSQNVRDHIQQEMNQAAEQLDFERAALLRDRLSALSLIQSQGGASARTVEEADVFAIHHEGGQFCVQVFFFRAYQNWGNYPYRPRADASLSDIEVLEAFIGQFYENRTPARLVLVSHDLAEPEVMEEALSTRAGRRVHIEAPKRGEKRDLVQHALNNAREALGRQMAEGATNRKLLEGVANCFGLDEPPRRIEVYDNSHISGTNAVGAMIVAGEEGFSKKHYRTFNIKSTDITPGDDFGMMREVLTRRFTRLANESEDEDEDEVSGMPDCPDVVLIDGGVGQLNAVRQVIAEMNLPKDVTFIGIAKGEDRDAGREKFHMEGKEPFMLPHRDPVLYYVQRLRDEAHRFAIGTHRARRKKEQIKNPLDEIEGIGPTRKRALLNHFGSAKAVGRASLNDLEAVPGISSAMAQLIYDHFNASR, from the coding sequence ATGACCGAGACCCCTTCCAGAAGCGGTCATGAGGTTATTCGGGAGTTCGTCCGCACCCTGCCCGCCGCGCCCGGCGTCTATCGCATGATCGATGCCAATGGCGAGGTCATGTATGTGGGCAAGGCGCGCAACCTCAAGGCGCGCGTCACCAACTATACCCGTCCTGAAGGCCTCGAACTGCGCCTCCAGCGCATGATCGCGGCGACCGTCAGCATGGAGTTCGTCCGGACCGAGACCGAGTCCGAGGCGCTGCTGCTTGAAGCCAATTTGATCAAGCGCTTGAAGCCGCGCTTCAACGTATTGCTGCGCGACGACAAGAGCTTTCCCTATATCCTCATCGCCACCGATCACGAGGCGCCCGAACTCACCAAGCATCGCGGCTCGCGCCGCCGCAAAGGTCACTATTTCGGCCCCTTTGCCTCCGCCACGGCGGTGGGCCGCACCATCACCAGCCTGCAAAAGGCATTCCTGCTGCGCAATTGCTCGGACAGTTTCTACGCGGCTCGCACCCGCCCCTGCCTCATGCATCAGATCAAGCGCTGTGCTGGGCCCTGCACGCGCGAGGTATCGCTTGAGGACTATGGCGAACTGGTCGACGAAGCGCGTCAGTTCCTCTCGGGCAAGTCGCAAAACGTTCGCGACCACATCCAGCAGGAGATGAACCAGGCCGCCGAACAGCTGGACTTCGAGCGCGCCGCCCTGTTGCGGGATCGTCTTTCCGCGCTTTCGCTCATCCAGTCTCAAGGCGGGGCTAGTGCCCGCACCGTTGAGGAGGCGGACGTCTTTGCCATCCACCACGAGGGCGGGCAGTTCTGCGTCCAAGTGTTCTTTTTCCGAGCCTACCAGAACTGGGGTAACTACCCCTATCGACCCCGCGCAGATGCGAGTCTGAGCGACATCGAGGTGCTGGAGGCCTTTATCGGCCAGTTTTACGAGAACCGCACGCCTGCCCGGCTGGTGCTGGTCAGCCATGACCTGGCAGAACCGGAGGTCATGGAAGAGGCTCTATCCACTCGCGCCGGTCGCCGCGTCCACATCGAGGCGCCAAAGCGGGGCGAAAAGCGCGATCTTGTCCAGCATGCGCTCAACAATGCCCGGGAGGCGCTTGGCCGGCAGATGGCGGAAGGCGCCACCAATCGCAAGCTGCTCGAGGGCGTCGCCAATTGCTTTGGTCTCGACGAGCCGCCGCGCCGCATCGAGGTTTACGACAACTCCCACATTTCTGGCACCAACGCGGTGGGCGCGATGATCGTGGCCGGTGAGGAAGGCTTCTCCAAGAAGCACTACCGAACCTTCAACATCAAATCGACCGACATCACTCCCGGCGACGATTTCGGCATGATGCGTGAAGTGCTGACTCGCCGGTTTACCCGCCTCGCCAACGAGAGCGAGGATGAAGACGAGGACGAGGTCAGCGGCATGCCCGACTGCCCTGACGTCGTCCTCATCGATGGCGGCGTTGGACAACTCAATGCTGTGCGCCAGGTCATCGCCGAAATGAACCTGCCCAAGGATGTGACCTTTATCGGCATCGCCAAGGGCGAGGATCGCGACGCCGGCCGCGAGAAATTCCACATGGAGGGCAAGGAGCCTTTCATGCTGCCCCATCGTGACCCGGTGCTCTACTATGTGCAACGCCTGCGCGACGAAGCCCACCGTTTTGCCATAGGCACGCACCGGGCTCGCCGCAAGAAAGAGCAGATCAAGAACCCGCTCGACGAGATCGAGGGCATCGGCCCCACCCGCAAGCGTGCCCTGCTCAATCACTTCGGCTCAGCCAAGGCCGTCGGCCGTGCCAGCCTCAACGATCTCGAAGCCGTCCCGGGCATCTCCAGCGCCATGGCCCAGCTGATCTACGACCACTTCAACGCCAGCCGCTAA
- a CDS encoding SDR family oxidoreductase — protein MIVQQPSSPVPVALVTGASDRIGATIARRLATAGFAVVIHYRSDEAGARAVRQDIVEAAGQAEIIGADLADRAQRRDLISRASGLFGPLTTLVNNASLFDPDSALDFDEALWDQHFGIHAEAPLFLARDFANQLPEGAKGNVINIVDERVLHLSPAYFTYSLSKAVLWNATRTLAQTLAPAIRVNAIGPGPVLPHSRQSDEEFAASVAALPLQRHAGPDAIADGVLFLLRTPSMTGQMLALDGGEHLEYLPKSKPTPRA, from the coding sequence ATGATCGTCCAGCAGCCGTCCTCACCTGTGCCTGTCGCCCTCGTTACCGGGGCGAGCGACCGGATTGGCGCGACCATCGCGCGACGCTTGGCGACAGCCGGTTTTGCCGTGGTCATCCACTATCGGTCCGACGAAGCCGGAGCACGGGCGGTGCGGCAGGACATCGTTGAAGCTGCCGGCCAGGCAGAGATCATCGGAGCAGATCTTGCCGACCGTGCGCAGCGGCGTGACCTCATTAGCCGCGCCAGCGGGCTCTTCGGCCCGCTCACCACTCTCGTCAACAACGCCTCTCTCTTCGATCCCGACAGCGCCTTGGATTTTGACGAGGCCCTATGGGATCAGCACTTTGGCATCCATGCCGAAGCGCCGCTCTTTCTGGCTCGCGATTTTGCCAATCAGTTGCCTGAGGGTGCCAAAGGCAATGTGATCAACATTGTCGATGAACGCGTGCTGCACCTCTCGCCCGCCTATTTCACCTATTCGCTCTCCAAGGCGGTGCTCTGGAATGCCACCCGCACGTTGGCCCAGACGCTCGCTCCCGCAATTCGAGTCAACGCCATAGGTCCTGGGCCGGTCTTGCCGCATAGCCGACAGAGCGATGAGGAGTTTGCCGCTTCGGTGGCGGCCTTGCCGTTGCAGCGTCACGCTGGTCCTGATGCCATAGCCGATGGCGTGCTGTTCCTGCTGCGCACACCCTCGATGACCGGGCAAATGCTGGCACTCGATGGCGGCGAGCACCTCGAATACCTGCCCAAGAGCAAGCCCACACCACGCGCATGA